Proteins from a single region of Ananas comosus cultivar F153 linkage group 3, ASM154086v1, whole genome shotgun sequence:
- the LOC109708135 gene encoding pleiotropic drug resistance protein 1-like has translation MSSRDKDDVEALKYAALEKLPTYNRVHNGIFFDEGIRKEIDIDSLGFQEKKKLLERLVRVTEEDNKRFLLKLKGRIDRVGLDFPTIEVWYEHLNIEALAYAKAEGKEEDEKKRQRNSINFIQRVQLSSKECNFHPKKYNFYFKECNFYLKQRKHFLK, from the exons ATGTCGTCGCGCGACAAGGACGACGTGGAGGCCCTCAAGTATGCGGCACTTGAGAAGCTGCCAACCTACAACCGGGTGCACAATGGGATCTTTTTTGATGAGGGGATCCGCAAAGAGATCGACATCGACAGCTTGGGTTTCcaggagaagaagaagttgcTCGAGAGGCTTGTTCGAGTCACAGAGGAGGATAACAAGAGGTTTCTATTGAAGCTCAAGGGTCGGATCGACCG AGTTGGACTCGATTTCCCGACGATCGAGGTGTGGTACGAGCACCTCAACATCGAGGCACTCGCTTACGCAAAAGCggaggggaaggaggaggacgagaaaaAGAGACaaagaaatagtataaatttcatTCAAAGAGTGCAGCTTTCgtctaaagagtgtaactttcatcccaagaaatataatttttattttaaagagtgcaacttttatttaaaacagcgcaaacattttttaaaatag